A stretch of Anaeromyxobacter dehalogenans 2CP-1 DNA encodes these proteins:
- a CDS encoding OmcA/MtrC family decaheme c-type cytochrome, protein MIRRTLLLAALGLSVVACEGAKGPAGAPGRDGTNGQDGQDGSNGTSCTVTDNHDGTHTITCTDGTSVTVSNGATGGNVAISDFHGAAFLKSSGEYATGKFDVKVAITGATAAADGTLTVNFTAATPGAGGQPVPGIAAITADVAKLVPGTATERASRFVPYITRIETATAGDWPNPAGTTAVQGNTEGNGALTDHGDGSYTYVFATNLAAATTEGAPVGYQRNLLHRVSVMIGGHDGPTGEASFDFVPDGSAITTTRNIVQTAACKACHGEEFHGHGGNRLSVENCATCHVPGTTDANGGQSLDLAVMIHKIHAGGELASLPGADGKIWDDPSTAADESADNGEYAIWGYRNTKHEWWKAEFPAVLANCQKCHTGTGAQVDNWKTNPTRQACGSCHDTVDFATGANHAGGAQADDSGCATCHGATTGWAPIVPAHDWTTKDPRNVPEFDAALSLSAPANGKYYVAGEAPVVTLVLKDKATGTPIDHDLVTGAALGCLPTGCPAPTSATTFANTAFFVSGPRATRNPVLTSTARAKIEVAAPASWDLSGGAALALKVDSGRDVTMYNQTGGDFVASGTISVTVPASAFANPAAATPAELAAGLNAIPAFSRRAIAYVEAGRFGIRSRNLGRLYAIQLDPSAVTAAVFAGDTALKLPGGYYPSNTLAFNAAPGAANDRKVTRTAGSITYQLDPVDDLTPGTYVASVEISRLGRVSETNYRTPTVAKVAFQVKTAAVEKPIASNCNSCHQSADGRGFVLDFSRHNKIFSDDAVDQCGACHDYQPGSATGAWLGGHPISKRVHAVHFGSSLFTPLATVAYSNGDPVAGRNWDITFPQDVRNCQACHPDGTSSGTWAARPNRLACGGCHDGDAAKAHMALQTLDPTPANPWSGDEQESCQACH, encoded by the coding sequence ATGATCCGACGGACACTGCTGCTCGCGGCGCTCGGCCTCTCGGTCGTCGCCTGCGAGGGCGCGAAGGGCCCTGCCGGCGCCCCCGGGCGCGACGGCACGAACGGGCAGGACGGTCAGGACGGCAGCAACGGCACGTCCTGCACGGTCACCGACAACCACGACGGCACCCACACCATCACCTGCACCGACGGCACGTCGGTGACCGTGTCGAACGGCGCGACCGGCGGGAACGTCGCGATCAGCGACTTCCACGGCGCCGCGTTCCTGAAGTCGAGCGGCGAGTACGCCACCGGCAAGTTCGACGTGAAGGTCGCCATCACCGGCGCGACCGCGGCGGCCGACGGCACCCTGACGGTGAACTTCACCGCCGCGACCCCCGGCGCCGGCGGGCAGCCGGTCCCGGGCATCGCGGCGATCACGGCCGACGTGGCGAAGCTCGTCCCCGGCACCGCCACCGAGCGCGCCTCGCGCTTCGTGCCGTACATCACGCGCATCGAGACCGCCACCGCCGGCGACTGGCCGAACCCGGCCGGCACCACCGCGGTCCAGGGCAACACCGAGGGCAACGGCGCGCTCACCGATCACGGTGACGGCAGCTACACCTACGTGTTCGCCACGAACCTCGCGGCCGCGACCACCGAGGGCGCGCCGGTCGGCTACCAGCGCAACCTGCTGCACCGCGTCTCGGTGATGATCGGCGGCCACGACGGGCCCACCGGCGAGGCCTCCTTCGACTTCGTGCCGGACGGCTCCGCGATCACCACCACCCGCAACATCGTCCAGACCGCCGCGTGCAAGGCCTGCCACGGCGAGGAGTTCCACGGCCACGGCGGCAACCGCCTCTCGGTCGAGAACTGCGCCACCTGCCACGTGCCCGGCACCACCGACGCGAACGGCGGCCAGAGCCTCGACCTGGCGGTCATGATCCACAAGATCCACGCGGGCGGCGAGCTGGCCAGCCTGCCCGGCGCGGACGGCAAGATCTGGGACGACCCGAGCACGGCGGCGGACGAGTCCGCCGACAACGGCGAGTACGCGATCTGGGGCTACCGGAACACCAAGCACGAATGGTGGAAGGCCGAGTTCCCGGCCGTGCTCGCGAACTGCCAGAAGTGCCACACCGGCACCGGCGCGCAGGTGGACAACTGGAAGACGAACCCCACCCGGCAGGCGTGCGGCTCCTGCCACGACACGGTGGACTTCGCCACCGGCGCGAACCACGCCGGCGGCGCGCAGGCGGACGACTCCGGCTGCGCCACCTGCCACGGCGCCACCACCGGCTGGGCGCCCATCGTGCCCGCCCACGACTGGACCACCAAGGACCCGCGCAACGTCCCCGAGTTCGACGCGGCGCTGTCGCTGTCCGCCCCGGCGAACGGCAAGTACTACGTGGCCGGCGAGGCGCCGGTCGTCACGCTGGTCCTGAAGGACAAGGCCACCGGGACGCCCATCGATCACGACCTCGTCACCGGCGCGGCGCTCGGGTGCCTCCCCACCGGCTGCCCGGCCCCGACCAGCGCCACCACGTTCGCGAACACGGCGTTCTTCGTGAGCGGCCCGCGCGCCACGCGCAACCCGGTGCTCACCAGCACCGCGCGCGCCAAGATCGAGGTCGCCGCGCCCGCCTCCTGGGACCTGTCCGGCGGCGCCGCGCTGGCGCTCAAGGTGGACAGCGGCCGAGACGTCACGATGTACAACCAGACCGGCGGTGACTTCGTCGCGTCCGGGACGATCTCGGTGACCGTGCCCGCGTCGGCGTTCGCGAACCCCGCCGCGGCGACGCCCGCGGAGCTGGCCGCCGGCCTGAACGCCATCCCGGCCTTCAGCCGCCGCGCCATCGCCTACGTCGAGGCCGGCCGGTTCGGGATCCGCAGCCGCAACCTGGGCCGCCTCTACGCGATCCAGCTCGATCCCAGCGCGGTGACGGCCGCGGTGTTCGCGGGCGACACGGCCCTGAAGCTGCCGGGCGGCTACTACCCGTCCAACACGCTCGCGTTCAACGCCGCGCCCGGCGCCGCGAACGACCGCAAGGTGACCCGCACCGCCGGGTCGATCACCTACCAGCTCGATCCGGTGGACGACCTCACCCCCGGCACCTACGTCGCGAGCGTCGAGATCTCGCGGCTCGGGCGCGTGAGCGAGACCAACTACCGCACGCCGACGGTGGCGAAGGTCGCGTTCCAGGTGAAGACCGCGGCGGTGGAGAAGCCGATCGCGAGCAACTGCAACTCCTGCCACCAGAGCGCCGACGGCCGGGGCTTCGTCCTCGACTTCTCGCGCCACAACAAGATCTTCTCCGACGACGCCGTGGACCAGTGCGGCGCCTGCCACGACTACCAGCCCGGCTCCGCCACCGGCGCCTGGCTCGGCGGTCACCCCATCTCGAAGCGCGTCCACGCCGTGCACTTCGGGTCGAGCCTGTTCACCCCGCTCGCCACCGTCGCCTACTCCAACGGCGACCCGGTCGCGGGCCGGAACTGGGACATCACGTTCCCGCAGGACGTCCGGAACTGCCAGGCGTGCCACCCCGACGGCACGTCGAGCGGCACCTGGGCCGCGCGCCCGAACCGGCTCGCCTGCGGCGGCTGCCACGACGGCGATGCGGCCAAGGCGCACATGGCGCTGCAGACGCTCGACCCGACCCCGGCCAACCCGTGGAGCGGTGACGAGCAGGAGTCCTGTCAGGCCTGCCACTAG
- a CDS encoding nitroreductase family protein — translation MTTVTATPTAAATARRPEHPIDAPFLARWSPRAFTDEAIPRDTLLGLLEAARWAPSAMNAQPWRFAWARRGTPAFDRFLSALAPANQAWARNAAALVAVASREAMELPGRPGPVPNASHAFDAGAAWAQLALQAQRWGWATHAMGGFDAARAREALALPDGLALHAFVAIGRRGDAAALPEALRARERPSDRLPLSALAFEGGFEGAGT, via the coding sequence ATGACCACCGTGACCGCCACCCCGACCGCCGCCGCGACGGCCCGCCGGCCCGAGCACCCCATCGACGCGCCGTTCCTCGCCCGCTGGTCGCCGCGGGCGTTCACCGACGAGGCGATCCCGCGCGACACGCTGCTCGGCCTGCTCGAGGCGGCGCGCTGGGCGCCCTCCGCCATGAACGCGCAGCCCTGGCGCTTCGCCTGGGCGCGCCGGGGCACGCCCGCGTTCGACCGCTTCCTGTCCGCGCTCGCGCCCGCGAACCAGGCCTGGGCGCGCAACGCCGCGGCGCTGGTGGCGGTGGCGTCCCGCGAGGCCATGGAGCTGCCCGGCCGCCCGGGTCCGGTGCCGAACGCCAGCCACGCCTTCGACGCCGGCGCGGCGTGGGCGCAGCTCGCGCTCCAGGCGCAGCGCTGGGGCTGGGCCACCCATGCCATGGGCGGCTTCGACGCGGCCCGCGCCCGCGAGGCGCTGGCGCTGCCGGACGGCCTCGCGCTGCACGCGTTCGTGGCGATCGGCCGCCGCGGCGACGCGGCCGCGCTCCCGGAGGCGCTGCGCGCGCGTGAGCGCCCCAGCGACCGGCTCCCGCTCTCCGCGCTCGCGTTCGAGGGCGGGTTCGAGGGCGCCGGCACGTAA
- a CDS encoding LysR family transcriptional regulator — translation MDLNRIAVFAQVVEAGSFTAAAASLGLRKSSVSRAVAALEADLGIRLLQRTTRRLSLTDAGRAYYERTRDALAGLREASEEAAALGAEPRGTVRVTAPVDLAPDLARLTDAFLRAHPQVRVEVSLTARYVDLVKEGFDLAIRAGVLADSSLLARKLSDSALALFAAPSYLQARGRPRRLADLAGHDCLLYRAGPETAVWRLTGRRGEEQVTVHGRAAADEFAFVRGMLVAGAGIALVPTGMVAAPLREGAIERVLPQYVRRGGPVSVVWPSRRYEPVAVARFRDAIVAALGEPGAGAEARG, via the coding sequence ATGGACCTGAACCGGATCGCGGTGTTCGCGCAGGTGGTGGAGGCGGGCAGCTTCACCGCCGCGGCGGCGTCGCTGGGCCTGCGCAAGTCGTCGGTGAGCCGCGCGGTGGCGGCGCTCGAGGCCGACCTGGGCATCCGCCTGCTGCAGCGGACCACCCGCCGGCTCAGCCTCACCGACGCGGGCCGCGCCTACTACGAGCGGACCCGCGACGCGCTGGCCGGGCTGCGCGAGGCGAGCGAGGAGGCGGCGGCGCTCGGCGCGGAGCCGCGGGGGACGGTGCGGGTGACCGCGCCGGTGGACCTGGCGCCCGACCTGGCGCGGCTGACGGACGCGTTCCTGCGCGCGCACCCGCAGGTGCGCGTGGAGGTGTCGCTCACGGCGCGGTACGTGGACCTCGTGAAGGAGGGCTTCGACCTGGCCATCCGCGCCGGCGTCCTCGCCGACTCCTCGCTGCTCGCGCGGAAGCTCTCGGACAGCGCCCTCGCGCTGTTCGCCGCGCCGTCCTACCTGCAGGCGCGCGGGCGGCCGCGGCGCCTCGCCGACCTGGCCGGGCACGACTGCCTGCTCTACCGCGCCGGCCCCGAGACCGCCGTGTGGCGGCTCACCGGCCGTCGCGGCGAGGAGCAGGTGACGGTGCACGGGCGCGCCGCCGCCGACGAGTTCGCCTTCGTGCGCGGCATGCTGGTCGCGGGCGCGGGGATCGCCCTGGTGCCCACCGGCATGGTGGCCGCCCCCCTGCGCGAGGGCGCGATCGAGCGGGTGTTGCCGCAGTACGTCCGGCGCGGCGGCCCGGTGAGCGTGGTCTGGCCGAGCCGGCGGTACGAGCCGGTGGCGGTGGCGCGCTTCCGCGACGCGATCGTGGCCGCGCTGGGCGAGCCCGGCGCCGGGGCGGAGGCGCGCGGCTGA
- a CDS encoding MFS transporter, protein MPEAARSVPIPRLSPADPAPAAPVPEAAAEVARPAAGLFAIGLAGVCAFLGFYATQPLLPLLERVFAVSKAGAALTVSAPTIAVALASPFAGWAIRRWGHRSVIVGSMLFLPIPTLLAAASPSVPVLVGWRFVQGLALPGIYAVGVAFLAEEWPPAALGSAMSALVTGSVIGGYTGRLLSGLVAARWGWRAAFVVLGLVTAAAAVAAARLLPRARRPRPAGPAPRARPGDLLRAPRLLATFAVGFNVLFTQVAVFTYVTFHLASPPYRLGTAALSSIFTVYLIGAAVTPFAGRWIDRVGSRRAVTLALTVAAAGALVTLAPSVTLVVAGLTAVCTAVFVSQSASTAFLRTAAPPRLRPSASGLYVSSYYLGGAAGGVAPALAWHAGGWGACVAMVVAVQLGTVALAHRAWRPAA, encoded by the coding sequence ATGCCCGAGGCCGCGCGCTCCGTCCCCATCCCCCGCCTCTCCCCCGCGGACCCGGCCCCGGCCGCGCCGGTGCCGGAGGCCGCGGCGGAGGTGGCCCGGCCGGCGGCGGGGCTGTTCGCGATCGGGCTGGCCGGGGTGTGCGCGTTCCTGGGCTTCTACGCGACCCAGCCGCTGCTCCCGCTGCTGGAGCGGGTGTTCGCCGTCTCCAAGGCCGGGGCGGCGCTCACCGTCAGCGCCCCGACGATCGCGGTGGCGCTGGCCTCGCCGTTCGCGGGGTGGGCCATCCGGCGCTGGGGCCACCGATCGGTGATCGTCGGCTCGATGCTGTTCCTGCCCATCCCCACGCTGCTCGCCGCGGCGTCCCCGAGCGTCCCGGTGCTGGTGGGCTGGCGCTTCGTGCAGGGGCTGGCGCTCCCCGGCATCTACGCGGTGGGCGTGGCGTTCCTCGCCGAGGAGTGGCCGCCCGCCGCGCTCGGCAGCGCCATGTCCGCGCTCGTGACCGGCAGCGTGATCGGCGGGTACACCGGCCGCCTGCTCTCGGGGCTCGTCGCGGCGCGGTGGGGCTGGCGCGCCGCGTTCGTGGTGCTCGGGCTGGTCACCGCCGCCGCCGCCGTGGCCGCCGCGCGCCTGCTCCCTCGGGCCCGCCGGCCGCGCCCCGCGGGCCCGGCGCCGCGCGCCCGTCCCGGCGACCTGCTCCGCGCCCCGCGCCTGCTCGCGACGTTCGCGGTCGGCTTCAACGTGCTCTTCACGCAGGTGGCGGTGTTCACCTACGTCACCTTCCACCTGGCCTCCCCGCCCTACCGGCTCGGCACCGCCGCGCTCTCGTCGATCTTCACCGTGTACCTGATCGGCGCCGCGGTGACCCCGTTCGCGGGGCGCTGGATCGATCGGGTCGGCTCGCGGCGGGCGGTCACCCTCGCGCTCACGGTCGCGGCGGCGGGCGCGCTCGTCACGCTGGCGCCCTCGGTGACGCTGGTGGTGGCGGGCCTGACCGCGGTCTGCACCGCCGTGTTCGTGAGCCAGTCCGCCTCGACCGCGTTCCTGCGCACCGCCGCGCCGCCGCGGCTGCGGCCGTCCGCGTCCGGCCTGTACGTCTCGAGCTACTACCTGGGCGGCGCCGCCGGCGGCGTCGCGCCGGCGCTCGCCTGGCACGCGGGCGGCTGGGGCGCGTGCGTGGCCATGGTGGTGGCCGTCCAGCTCGGCACCGTCGCGCTCGCGCACCGCGCCTGGCGCCCCGCCGCCTGA